Proteins from a genomic interval of Collinsella sp. zg1085:
- a CDS encoding PTS transporter subunit EIIC — translation MAKTERYHELAEHIVDAVGGKENISYFSRCVTRLRFVVKDKSLVEPEKVDALPGVLASQWSGEQFQVIIGQAVEDAYNLIVKMHDLERQEAVAEPEQATKKRFSLSTVFDAIAGSITPLIPVLIGAGFVKIVLLLLTQFNVLAADSPTGTVLTFVGDAGFYFLPIYIGGVAAKKFGANFALGMLMGGILVHPSFSAAVSEGTALNIFGLPIFGATYSSSVIPIILICAVMAPVERFFARISPDSVRSIVEPFATLVVMVPLALCVLAPLGSYLGTYLSQAIIFLYSTTGAFGVAIFGALWPWLVMTGMHHALTPYALDALAQGAEYVVFTGSIISNINQGVAAVVVGLKNKDANLRSTAFSCAVTAIIGGVTEPGMFGINLRFKTPMYGAMIGTFAGALVAGFGRAAAHAMTGSTGLLGGLPVYLGGDISNLLWMVAGIVVGAIVAAIATFVLYKPEATEQAA, via the coding sequence ATGGCAAAGACAGAACGCTACCATGAGCTCGCTGAGCACATCGTTGATGCAGTTGGTGGCAAAGAAAACATTAGTTATTTTTCGCGTTGCGTAACACGACTTCGCTTTGTGGTGAAAGATAAAAGCTTGGTGGAGCCTGAAAAGGTAGATGCACTTCCCGGTGTACTAGCAAGCCAATGGAGTGGAGAACAATTTCAGGTCATTATTGGTCAGGCTGTTGAAGACGCCTATAACCTCATTGTTAAGATGCATGACCTCGAAAGACAAGAAGCGGTGGCTGAGCCAGAGCAGGCTACTAAAAAGCGCTTCTCCCTATCAACGGTTTTTGATGCAATTGCGGGTAGCATTACTCCGCTGATTCCGGTTTTAATTGGCGCTGGATTTGTAAAGATTGTCTTATTGCTGTTGACTCAATTTAACGTGCTCGCAGCAGATTCTCCTACAGGAACCGTACTTACCTTTGTGGGTGACGCAGGCTTTTATTTCTTGCCAATCTACATAGGTGGTGTTGCAGCAAAGAAGTTTGGTGCAAATTTTGCACTTGGCATGCTCATGGGTGGTATTTTGGTGCATCCCTCATTTAGCGCTGCGGTTTCTGAAGGCACAGCACTCAACATCTTTGGTCTGCCAATCTTTGGAGCAACATATAGCAGCAGCGTTATTCCCATTATTCTGATATGTGCTGTTATGGCTCCGGTTGAGCGTTTCTTTGCGCGTATCTCACCAGATTCCGTTCGTTCTATCGTTGAACCATTTGCTACCTTGGTCGTTATGGTTCCACTGGCACTCTGTGTTTTAGCTCCGCTTGGTAGCTATCTTGGAACCTATCTCTCCCAAGCAATTATTTTCCTTTACTCTACTACTGGAGCTTTTGGTGTTGCTATCTTTGGCGCTCTGTGGCCTTGGCTTGTTATGACGGGCATGCATCACGCGCTAACTCCCTATGCACTTGATGCCTTGGCACAAGGTGCAGAATACGTTGTGTTTACCGGCAGCATCATTTCAAATATCAATCAAGGTGTTGCTGCAGTGGTTGTTGGTCTTAAGAACAAAGATGCAAACCTTCGTTCAACCGCGTTTTCTTGCGCAGTAACAGCAATTATAGGCGGCGTTACTGAGCCAGGTATGTTTGGCATCAATCTCCGCTTTAAGACGCCTATGTATGGCGCTATGATTGGTACCTTTGCTGGTGCGCTTGTCGCTGGTTTTGGCCGCGCTGCTGCACACGCTATGACAGGCAGCACAGGATTGCTCGGTGGTCTTCCGGTTTATCTTGGCGGAGATATTTCAAATCTTTTGTGGATGGTTGCCGGCATTGTTGTTGGTGCAATCGTAGCGGCAATTGCAACCTTTGTGCTCTATAAGCCCGAAGCTACTGAGCAGGCTGCTTAA
- a CDS encoding PRD domain-containing protein, whose protein sequence is MRAIRRINNNVCVCIDGDGKELLAMGRGIGFGEMPKDLALHEIERTFYNVDSRYLSAINDLPQEVLGFVAERADHIRGLVPYQLSPNLVFLLADHIAFALKRVNQGIHVRMPLALDVEHTYPVEFRIGTHLVRQIRREFHVALPQDEAAAIAMNVVNARISEPEDTASARAQEDEEMFEDIIEIIEDEFGIRLDRSSFAFARYATHVRYLFERLHNKQLLDDSLMQGYANLENEYPEGFACVRKIAEHIAQTWADAELSEDEKFYLVVHVIRVCSKGAHKS, encoded by the coding sequence ATGAGGGCTATTCGGCGCATCAACAACAATGTTTGTGTCTGTATCGATGGCGACGGTAAAGAACTGCTTGCTATGGGACGAGGCATTGGCTTTGGCGAGATGCCGAAAGATCTTGCACTGCATGAGATTGAGCGAACGTTTTATAACGTGGATTCGCGCTATCTCTCAGCCATCAATGACTTGCCTCAAGAGGTGTTAGGCTTTGTTGCTGAGCGCGCAGATCATATCCGTGGCCTTGTGCCATATCAGCTCAGTCCTAATCTTGTATTTCTCCTTGCAGATCACATTGCTTTTGCTCTAAAACGGGTGAATCAAGGCATTCATGTACGTATGCCGCTGGCTTTGGATGTTGAGCATACCTATCCTGTTGAATTTCGTATTGGTACGCACCTCGTGCGACAGATTAGACGCGAATTTCATGTAGCACTCCCACAAGATGAGGCAGCAGCAATCGCCATGAATGTGGTAAATGCCCGTATCAGTGAGCCAGAAGATACCGCATCTGCTCGTGCGCAAGAAGACGAAGAGATGTTTGAGGACATCATTGAGATTATCGAGGATGAATTTGGTATTCGCCTTGATCGCTCAAGCTTTGCCTTTGCTCGATATGCCACGCATGTTCGGTATCTATTTGAGCGACTGCACAATAAACAGTTGCTCGATGATTCACTGATGCAAGGCTATGCAAATCTGGAGAACGAATACCCTGAAGGTTTTGCCTGCGTGCGCAAGATTGCTGAGCATATTGCTCAAACTTGGGCAGATGCTGAGCTTTCAGAGGATGAGAAGTTCTATCTCGTAGTACATGTGATCAGAGTGTGTAGTAAAGGGGCGCATAAAAGCTAA
- a CDS encoding glycoside hydrolase family 1 protein: MTFPKNFLWGGATAANQCEGAYVSDGKGLSTADVMLGGDKDTPRRITDGVLEGSYYPSHVAIDHYNRFKEDIALFAEMGFKTYRMSINWARIFPNGDEEEPNEAGLAHYDAVFDECQKYGIEPLVTLSHYETPLGLQAYGSWTNRRVIDFFLRYCETVFTRYKGKVRYWLTFNEINCMSISPWLAGGLPLESDEQARMTAAYHQFLASALAVKRAHEIDPENKVGMMYAGVVSYPASCDPKDIEANEDFMRSMLFYPDVMCRGYYPRYKLREFERTGIVLPQEPGDDEILRAGTVDFLSFSYYFTLVCGKKTKDAGLNVGTFNTGYTNPYLKESPWGWAIDPYGLRYILNLFYDRYQIPLMVVENGLGMYDTVEADGSIHDQYRIDYLREHIQAMGDAIDIDGVELMGYTTWGCIDLVSAGTGEMKKRYGFIYVDVDDEGKGSFERSRKDSFYWYKKVIASNGADLS; encoded by the coding sequence ATGACTTTCCCAAAAAACTTCTTGTGGGGCGGTGCTACCGCAGCAAATCAGTGTGAAGGCGCCTATGTAAGCGATGGTAAGGGTTTGTCTACCGCAGATGTAATGCTCGGAGGTGACAAAGATACGCCACGCCGCATTACCGATGGTGTGCTCGAGGGTTCTTATTACCCTAGTCATGTGGCCATTGACCACTATAATCGCTTTAAGGAAGATATTGCACTGTTTGCCGAAATGGGTTTCAAAACCTATCGCATGTCTATTAACTGGGCGCGTATTTTTCCTAACGGCGATGAAGAAGAGCCTAATGAGGCAGGTCTTGCGCACTATGATGCTGTCTTTGACGAGTGTCAAAAATACGGCATTGAACCGCTCGTAACGCTCAGTCACTATGAGACTCCGCTCGGGCTTCAAGCATATGGTTCTTGGACCAATCGTCGCGTCATTGACTTTTTCTTGCGCTATTGCGAAACAGTCTTTACGCGCTATAAGGGAAAAGTGCGCTACTGGCTTACCTTTAACGAGATTAATTGCATGTCAATTTCTCCTTGGCTGGCAGGCGGGCTTCCTCTTGAGTCAGATGAGCAGGCACGTATGACAGCTGCCTATCATCAGTTCTTAGCTAGTGCTCTTGCGGTTAAACGTGCGCACGAAATTGACCCAGAAAACAAGGTTGGCATGATGTATGCCGGCGTGGTTTCGTATCCGGCAAGCTGTGACCCAAAAGATATTGAAGCAAACGAAGACTTTATGCGCTCCATGCTGTTTTATCCTGATGTTATGTGCCGAGGATACTATCCTCGCTATAAACTGCGTGAGTTTGAGCGCACGGGTATTGTTTTGCCGCAGGAGCCAGGAGACGATGAGATTCTTCGTGCGGGCACCGTTGACTTTCTCTCCTTTAGTTACTACTTCACCTTGGTATGCGGCAAAAAGACAAAGGATGCAGGGCTTAACGTAGGAACCTTTAATACGGGCTATACGAACCCCTACCTCAAAGAATCTCCTTGGGGCTGGGCTATTGACCCGTATGGATTACGCTATATCTTAAATCTGTTTTATGACCGCTATCAAATTCCCTTGATGGTTGTTGAAAATGGTTTAGGTATGTATGACACTGTGGAAGCCGATGGGTCAATACACGATCAATATCGCATTGACTACCTACGTGAGCACATTCAGGCTATGGGGGATGCCATTGATATTGATGGCGTAGAACTTATGGGTTACACCACCTGGGGCTGCATCGATTTGGTCTCGGCAGGTACCGGTGAAATGAAGAAGCGCTACGGCTTTATCTACGTTGATGTAGATGATGAAGGCAAAGGTAGTTTTGAGCGCTCGCGCAAGGATAGTTTCTATTGGTATAAAAAGGTTATTGCTTCAAATGGAGCAGATTTGAGTTAG